The following coding sequences are from one Streptobacillus felis window:
- the rlmN gene encoding 23S rRNA (adenine(2503)-C(2))-methyltransferase RlmN, translating to MEKIDILDLSLEELEKEFLNLGLKKFNALQVYQWLHKKLVFDFDEFTNISKETREILKSKFEIGTLKYVTHQVSKDKKTVKFLFSLPGKRLIESVLLKYKNRYSICVSSQVGCPLKCDFCATGMMKFEKNLKASEILMQFYYLQNYLKEKNDKISNVVYMGMGEPFLNYDAVNKSINMLNSKEGQDFSKRNFTISTSGLIKEIDKFSEDQKQVGLAISLHSVIDEKRSELMPINKINPLEKLKESLLNYQKKTKNRITFEYILIDDFNCEKNDGVELVKFMKSFNHLVNLIPYNKVVGKPYKTPSIQKQKNFYNYLLSHKLNVTLRETKGDDIQAACGQLKVKKEEIKDEETN from the coding sequence ATGGAGAAGATAGATATTCTAGACTTATCTCTAGAAGAATTAGAAAAAGAATTTTTAAATTTGGGTTTAAAAAAGTTTAATGCTTTACAGGTTTATCAATGGTTACATAAAAAATTAGTGTTTGATTTTGATGAATTTACAAATATATCTAAAGAAACTAGAGAAATTTTGAAGTCAAAATTTGAAATAGGAACTTTGAAATATGTTACTCATCAAGTATCCAAAGATAAAAAAACTGTAAAATTTCTTTTTTCATTACCCGGGAAAAGATTAATAGAATCTGTTTTACTTAAATACAAAAATCGTTATAGTATTTGTGTATCATCTCAAGTTGGTTGTCCATTAAAATGTGATTTTTGTGCAACAGGAATGATGAAGTTTGAAAAAAACTTAAAAGCATCTGAAATATTAATGCAATTTTATTATTTACAAAACTATCTTAAAGAAAAAAATGATAAAATTTCAAATGTTGTATATATGGGAATGGGAGAACCATTTTTAAATTATGATGCTGTTAATAAATCAATAAATATGTTGAATTCTAAAGAGGGACAGGATTTTTCAAAAAGAAATTTTACAATATCAACTTCAGGATTAATTAAAGAAATAGATAAATTTAGTGAAGATCAAAAACAAGTTGGATTAGCAATATCTTTGCATAGCGTGATAGATGAAAAAAGAAGTGAATTAATGCCTATAAATAAAATTAATCCACTCGAAAAACTAAAGGAATCATTATTAAATTATCAGAAAAAAACTAAGAACAGAATAACATTTGAATATATTTTAATTGATGATTTTAATTGTGAAAAAAATGATGGAGTAGAATTGGTTAAGTTTATGAAATCATTTAATCATTTAGTTAATTTGATTCCTTATAATAAAGTTGTTGGTAAACCATATAAAACACCATCAATACAAAAACAAAAAAATTTCTATAATTACTTACTTTCACATAAATTAAATGTTACTCTTAGAGAAACTAAGGGTGATGATATTCAAGCAGCATGTGGACAATTGAAAGTAAAGAAAGAGGAGATTAAAGATGAAGA